In Pseudodesulfovibrio alkaliphilus, the sequence TTCTCTCCTGCAAGGGGTTTGAGGTTGTCCGGGGTCAGTCCATGTGCGGAATGTCGGTATCAGCTAGGCAGCGGAAAGCTCTTCCAGGGCTTCTTCCGCCTTGTCGCCGTAGATGCGGCACACGTTTTCGCAATCCAGGTCGCGGGTGGTGCCGTCGAGGATGATCTCGCCCTTGGACATGCCCAGGATGCGCTTGCCGTAGCGCTTGGCGAAATCGATGTGGTGCAGGTTGACCAGGACCGGGATGCCGCGTTCCTCGTGGATTCGTGCGAGGATCTGCATCACGGTTTCGGCGCTGCGAGGGTCGAGGCTGGCGATGGGTTCGTCGGCCAGGAAGACTTCGGGTTCCTGGGCCAGGGAGCGGGCGATGGCCACGCGCTGCTGCTGGCCGCCGGACAAGGCATCAGCACGCCGGTAGGCGAGGTCGGCAATGCCGACCTGCTTGAGGCACTCGAAGGCGAATTCCTTCTCGCTGCGGGAAAAGTGGCGGAGCATGGTGCAGCAGCTCCTTGCCAGCCCGGCATTGAACCGCAGCCGCCCAACCAGGACGTTTTCCAGCACACTCAGCCTCCTGATGAGGTTGAACTGTTGGAAGATCATGCCCACCCTGCGGCGCACCTGCTTCAGCTTGGTTCCGTTGACCGTGGTGATGTCGTCGCCAAACAGGCTCAACTCGCCGCTGGTTGGCCTGATGAGCCTGTTGAGACAGCGCAGCATGGTGGACTTGCCTGCGCCTGACAGGCCGACGACCACGATGAAGTCAGACTCTCGGACAGTCAGCCCAACGTCCTTGAGGGCGACCGTGCCGTTTGGATAGACCTTGCATAGGTTATTGGCCCTGATGGCCACCTTGCCCCTGTTCGCGCTCAGGTCGATTGATTTCATTTCTCGTCTCCGGCTTCTTGTCTTTGCAGCGGCGGTGCGAAAGGCGGTACGCCTTCCGCTTCCCGTGAACTGTCTACACCGACCCCGCTACGGAGGTATGATGATCCGGTTACCTTTTCATGGGCATTGGCGAAGGCCGTGTAACATTCACGCCGCATTTTTTTTCATGATTCCGAAGGGTTTTGCCGTACCGCCCGCCCAGGTCTGTAACACGGCGGGCACTCCCTCTATCTCCCGGACGCGAACCAGGTCGGCACGCTTGCCCGGGGCGATCTCTCCCCGGTCGCCAAGGCCGATGACCGTGGCCGGGTTGAGGCTGATCATGGCCACGGCCTCGGGGAGCGCGATGCCTTGCCGCCGATGCAGGGCAAAGGCCGCGCACACGAGACTGCCGGGCACATAGTCCGACGAGAGGATGTCGAGCAGTCCCTCGGCCGCCAGATCGTGAGCGGCCACGTTGCCCGAGTGCGAGCCGCCCCGGACCACGTTGGGTCCGCCCATGACGATGCTGATTCCTGCCTTGCGGGCCAGTTCGGCAGCCAGCCGGGTGGTCGGAAACTCGGAGATGGCGATATTTTCGCGCACCGCCTCTTCGATGTGTCCGGCCGTGGTGTCGTCGTGGCTGGCCAGGGGAATCCCGCGCTGGCGGCACAGTTCGACAATGGCCCGCCGGTTCTCTGCGGCGCAGGCCCACTGGGTGGCGACGAGCCGGTCGGAAATCTCGGCGAACTCCTCGTCGCTCCACCCCTTTTTGTAGTATTGGCGGTACTTGTCCGTGTCGGTGAACTGCCGCTGCCCCGGAGTGTGATCCATGAGGGAGACGAGCATGAGCACGTCGTCGTCCAGATGCGGCATGAACATGTCGAGGACCTTGGGGTCCGAGTATTCGCAGCGCAGGTGGAGCTTGTGGTCCGCCTTGAGCACTCCGGCGGACCGGGCCTTGCGCAGGGCTCGCAGGCTCATGTCGAGGATGGCGGTGCGCTTGGGGCCGTCGTGGTATTCGCCCAGCGACACGGCATCGAGCACCGTGGTGATGCCCGCGCCGACCATTTTGGCGTCGTGGGCCAGCACGGAGGAGAGGGTGTCGGGCCAGAATACGCCGGGTCTGGGTTCCAGCTCCTGTTCGAGGTTGTCGGTGTGCAGCTCCACAAAGCCGGGCAAAAGATAGTCCCCGTCGAAATCCATGGCCTCGGCAACCATGCTCGGTCCCGGGTCCACGGAAGCGATGATTCCGTCGACAACCCTGACCGCGCCCGCGACGATGCCGTCCCGGGTGACGATACGGGCGTTTTTGATGACAATATCCATGATCAGGCAGCCTCCTTGAAACCGTGCATTGCAAACACCGTGTCCGAAACCAGATCGCGCACCTCCTCGTCGTGGAAGATGCCGACCACCGCCGCGCCCCTGGTCTTGGCCTCGCGGATGAGCTGGACCACCACCTGGCGGTTCCGGGCATCAAGGGATGCCGTGGGCTCGTCCAGGAGCAGGACCGGGTAATCCACGCAGAATCCGCGTGCGATGTTGACCCGCTGCCGTTCGCCGCCGGAAAAGGTGGCGGGCGGCAGGGACCACAGGGTGCGCGGGATGTTCAGCCGGGCAAGCAGCCACTCGGCCTTGTCCCTGGCCGCCTCCGGGTCGCCGGTCAGCGTAGCCAGGGGCTCGGCCACCACATCGCGGGCCGCAACCCTGGGCACCACCCGCAGAAACTGGCTTACATAGCCCATTGTCTGCCTGCGGACATCCATGATCTCCCGTGGTTGGGCCGAGGCCATGTCCACAATGCGCCCCTGGTGGCGGATCAGGATATTCCCTCCCTGGGCCGTGTAGTTGCCGTACAGGGAACAGATGAGCGACGATTTTCCGGCCCCTGAGGAGCCGCTCAGGGCCACGCATTCCCCGGCCCGCACGTCGAGATCGAGTCCTGCGAAGACCGGGATGACCGTGCCGCCCTGTGTGTGCAGGGTGAAGGTCTTGCGGAGATTTCTCACGGAGATGCAAATGGTCATGACCGTTCCTATGCTTGCAGAATTGATGAGACGAGCAGTTGCGTGTACGGGTGCTGCGGGTCGTCCAGCACCTGGTCGGTGAGGCCCGATTCCACCACCTGGCCGTTTTTCATGACCATCAGCCTGTGGGCCAGCAGTCGGGCCACGGCAAGGTCATGGGTGACGACCACGGCGGAAAGCCCGAGCCGGGCCACCAGGCCCCGGAGCAGGTCGAGCAGCCGGGCCTGGACCGAGACATCGAGCCCGCCGGTTGGTTCGTCCATGAAGATGAGGCTTGGGGAAGTGGCCAGATTACAGGCGATCTGGAGCCGCTGCTGCATGCCGCCCGAAAAGGTCTTGGGAAAATGGTCGATCCGGTCCGGTGCGATCTCCACCTGGGCGAGCCATTCCAGA encodes:
- a CDS encoding alpha-D-ribose 1-methylphosphonate 5-triphosphate diphosphatase produces the protein MDIVIKNARIVTRDGIVAGAVRVVDGIIASVDPGPSMVAEAMDFDGDYLLPGFVELHTDNLEQELEPRPGVFWPDTLSSVLAHDAKMVGAGITTVLDAVSLGEYHDGPKRTAILDMSLRALRKARSAGVLKADHKLHLRCEYSDPKVLDMFMPHLDDDVLMLVSLMDHTPGQRQFTDTDKYRQYYKKGWSDEEFAEISDRLVATQWACAAENRRAIVELCRQRGIPLASHDDTTAGHIEEAVRENIAISEFPTTRLAAELARKAGISIVMGGPNVVRGGSHSGNVAAHDLAAEGLLDILSSDYVPGSLVCAAFALHRRQGIALPEAVAMISLNPATVIGLGDRGEIAPGKRADLVRVREIEGVPAVLQTWAGGTAKPFGIMKKNAA
- the phnC gene encoding phosphonate ABC transporter ATP-binding protein, with the protein product MKSIDLSANRGKVAIRANNLCKVYPNGTVALKDVGLTVRESDFIVVVGLSGAGKSTMLRCLNRLIRPTSGELSLFGDDITTVNGTKLKQVRRRVGMIFQQFNLIRRLSVLENVLVGRLRFNAGLARSCCTMLRHFSRSEKEFAFECLKQVGIADLAYRRADALSGGQQQRVAIARSLAQEPEVFLADEPIASLDPRSAETVMQILARIHEERGIPVLVNLHHIDFAKRYGKRILGMSKGEIILDGTTRDLDCENVCRIYGDKAEEALEELSAA
- the phnL gene encoding phosphonate C-P lyase system protein PhnL, with the protein product MTICISVRNLRKTFTLHTQGGTVIPVFAGLDLDVRAGECVALSGSSGAGKSSLICSLYGNYTAQGGNILIRHQGRIVDMASAQPREIMDVRRQTMGYVSQFLRVVPRVAARDVVAEPLATLTGDPEAARDKAEWLLARLNIPRTLWSLPPATFSGGERQRVNIARGFCVDYPVLLLDEPTASLDARNRQVVVQLIREAKTRGAAVVGIFHDEEVRDLVSDTVFAMHGFKEAA